The Papaver somniferum cultivar HN1 chromosome 3, ASM357369v1, whole genome shotgun sequence genome includes a region encoding these proteins:
- the LOC113361252 gene encoding 17.8 kDa class I heat shock protein-like, producing the protein MSIIPSIFGVRSNIFDPFSSLWDPFSSPSFSIMRTKFPNEATQFANTQIDWKETPESHVFKADIPGLKKEELKVEVEEGKILQISRERNKEKEEKNDQWNRIERIGGKFLRQFKLPENAKVDQVKATMGNGVLIIIVPKVAEKNPEVKSVEIFVKTRRQLWNRIL; encoded by the coding sequence ATGTCGATAATTCCAAGCATATTCGGTGTACGAAGCAACATTTTCGATCCATTCTCATCTTTATGGGATCCATTCAGTTCACCATCATTTTCCATTATGCGCACTAAATTTCCCAATGAAGCGACTCAATTTGCAAACACTCAAATTGATTGGAAAGAAACACCGGAATCTCATGTGTTTAAAGCAGATATTCCGGGGTTAAAGAAAGAAGAACTAAAAGTTGAAGTTGAGGAAGGAAAAATATTACAAATAAGtagagaaagaaacaaagaaaaagaagaaaaaaatgatcaaTGGAATCGTATTGAACGTATTGGTGGCAAGTTCCTTCGTCAGTTTAAGTTGCCGGAAAATGCAAAAGTTGATCAGGTAAAAGCTACTATGGGAAATGGTGTGTTAATTATTATTGTCCCGAAGGTTGCGGAGAAGAATCCTGAAGTCAAATCCGTTGAAATATTTGTTAAGACCAGACGACAATTGTGGAATCGAATTCTTTAG